In Lentilitoribacter sp. Alg239-R112, the following proteins share a genomic window:
- a CDS encoding phage terminase large subunit: MTINFSLTAKQSEANRLLGAGPRHIMLFGGSRSGKTFTLVRAVIVRALKAENSRHIILRFRFNHIKSSIVMDTLPKVIKLCWPGLWEKCKLDRTDWYLRLPNGSEVWFGGLDDKERTEKILGQEYATIYLNECSQISWSARNMAMTRLAQRCGLTLKAYYDCNPPGQSHWSYRVFVKKIDPDSKEALKSQERYDSLLMNPSDNADNLPEEYIQELEALPERMRQRFLEGKFLAANDNALWSVDTFDRCRILDGGTPDFQRIIIAVDPSGCSGDEDERSDEIGIAVCALGTDGKGYLLEDLSGKFKPEVWGNIVGQAFDRHKADCVVAEKNFGGDMVRAVIQAARPQTPYKEVHASRGKAIRAEPISYLYPSKIKHVGYFPEIEDQLTEFTTSGYVGDRSPDRADAVVWGMTELFPQLTRKPAKKKTARKSYAGAGGWMG; encoded by the coding sequence ATGACGATAAACTTTAGTCTCACTGCTAAACAGTCAGAAGCAAATAGACTATTAGGGGCAGGCCCGCGCCACATAATGCTGTTTGGTGGGTCACGGTCTGGAAAGACCTTTACGCTTGTAAGGGCGGTCATTGTAAGGGCTTTAAAAGCTGAAAATAGCCGTCATATTATTTTAAGGTTTCGGTTCAACCACATTAAATCGTCTATTGTCATGGATACGTTGCCAAAAGTGATAAAGCTTTGTTGGCCGGGGTTATGGGAAAAGTGCAAGCTAGATAGAACAGATTGGTATTTAAGGCTTCCTAATGGTTCGGAAGTTTGGTTCGGCGGATTAGACGATAAAGAGCGCACAGAAAAGATTCTAGGGCAAGAATACGCGACAATATATTTAAACGAGTGTTCACAAATTAGCTGGTCTGCTCGTAATATGGCTATGACACGTTTAGCGCAGCGATGCGGCTTAACTCTCAAGGCTTATTATGATTGTAACCCCCCAGGGCAATCGCATTGGTCTTATCGGGTATTTGTTAAAAAGATTGATCCTGACAGTAAGGAAGCGCTGAAAAGTCAAGAGCGTTACGATTCATTGCTTATGAATCCAAGCGATAACGCGGATAACCTACCAGAAGAATACATTCAAGAGCTTGAAGCGCTACCAGAAAGAATGCGTCAAAGGTTCCTCGAAGGTAAGTTCTTAGCCGCTAACGATAACGCTTTATGGTCTGTTGATACATTTGATCGTTGCAGAATATTGGACGGGGGCACCCCTGATTTCCAACGTATTATTATTGCTGTTGATCCGTCTGGTTGTTCAGGTGATGAAGATGAACGGTCTGACGAAATAGGGATAGCTGTTTGCGCATTAGGCACTGATGGGAAAGGTTACTTACTCGAAGATCTATCAGGAAAGTTTAAGCCGGAAGTTTGGGGCAATATTGTCGGGCAGGCTTTTGATCGGCATAAGGCTGATTGCGTTGTCGCTGAGAAGAATTTCGGTGGTGATATGGTTCGTGCTGTTATTCAGGCAGCCAGGCCACAAACACCATACAAAGAGGTCCACGCCTCAAGAGGTAAAGCTATCAGGGCCGAGCCTATTTCGTATTTGTACCCTAGTAAAATAAAGCATGTTGGCTACTTCCCAGAGATTGAAGACCAGCTAACAGAATTCACAACATCTGGTTATGTCGGGGATCGTTCACCTGACAGAGCTGATGCGGTTGTTTGGGGCATGACTGAGTTATTCCCACAATTAACACGAAAGCCAGCAAAGAAAAAAACAGCTCGTAAGTCATATGCGGGTGCTGGTGGATGGATGGGTTAA
- a CDS encoding type II toxin-antitoxin system HicA family toxin, with product MNGFYKQVTQLLSAAGYSQVKGGKGSHEKWSNENTQHLTTVPKNLKSRHTANSILKDCGVNVKV from the coding sequence TTGAATGGATTTTACAAGCAAGTAACTCAACTTTTATCTGCTGCTGGATATTCTCAAGTCAAAGGTGGCAAGGGGTCACATGAAAAATGGTCCAATGAAAATACTCAGCATCTAACTACTGTCCCAAAGAACCTAAAATCTCGCCACACCGCAAACTCAATACTAAAAGATTGCGGTGTGAATGTTAAAGTTTAA
- a CDS encoding DUF1902 domain-containing protein, producing the protein MTTRTFYVRALRDEEANVFYSESNINGLHIEADTIEEFEALMNEHARDLIMANHMPNELVVNNPIKDLIPSILWQRPENIAMA; encoded by the coding sequence ATGACCACTCGTACTTTTTATGTTCGCGCCCTTCGCGATGAAGAAGCGAACGTGTTTTATAGCGAAAGCAATATTAACGGTTTGCATATCGAAGCCGATACAATTGAAGAATTTGAAGCTTTAATGAACGAGCATGCTCGCGACTTAATTATGGCTAACCATATGCCTAATGAGCTAGTAGTTAATAATCCAATCAAAGATTTAATTCCTTCTATTTTGTGGCAACGCCCTGAAAATATAGCTATGGCTTGA
- a CDS encoding portal protein, with amino-acid sequence MDKKQTSKKEDKLTFNRDRFEIAKSALSDNHDMGLQDLRFAKLGEQWPAEIVNKRKADGRPVLTINKMQTFIRQVVNDARQNKPSIKVKAVDSSADTKTAQVYDGLIRNIEYTSNADIAYDTAVECAVTNGFGYIRVGIDYSYEDAFDMDINIDRVINPFAIYPDPNATCADGSSWNECFVVDRLSKTAFKDKYQDAEVTDFDDDKWSEADGDWVNDDGVLVAEFWQRKEVDQEIVLTSDGRVFSKEDLLEDIDLQTALEAGTIKIVKERVTKSYKVTQTIMTGAEILEENDWAGKYIPIVPVYGDEFSVEGKRYFRSLINPAKDAQRQFNYWRTTATELVALAPRAPYIGPHGAFDTDVDKWQTAHKDNHAYLEYDGEQPPQRQPIDSGAAGGALQEALNASDDIKSTIGMYDASLGARSNETSGKAIMARQREGDVATFHFTDNLTRAIRQVGRIVVDLIPSVYNKPRILRVLGEDGKEHLQPVNQGQEVPHVGRDGKPEQDDNGEIVLAMHDLTVGKYDVAVEAGPSFTTRREEAAAQMTEMIRSFPQAAPVLGAPLAKNMDWPQADEIAEKLTKLDPTNDNKLPPEVQKLMAQGKQQIQQLTQENQKLEQQAAQDIGKAQVEMAKIELEREKIELEREKMRLEEKKLAFDAVEDVTAPI; translated from the coding sequence ATGGACAAGAAGCAGACCAGTAAAAAAGAAGATAAGCTTACCTTCAACCGTGATCGGTTTGAGATTGCAAAATCTGCGTTATCCGACAACCATGATATGGGCTTACAGGATTTACGTTTTGCTAAACTTGGTGAACAATGGCCCGCAGAAATTGTAAATAAGCGTAAAGCTGATGGAAGGCCTGTCTTAACCATTAACAAGATGCAGACGTTTATTCGTCAGGTTGTTAATGACGCTAGGCAGAATAAGCCATCTATCAAGGTTAAGGCGGTTGATAGTTCCGCCGATACGAAAACAGCGCAAGTTTATGATGGTTTAATTCGTAATATTGAATACACATCAAATGCCGATATTGCATATGATACTGCTGTTGAATGTGCGGTAACAAATGGCTTTGGCTATATCCGAGTGGGTATAGATTATTCGTATGAAGACGCTTTCGATATGGATATCAATATTGACCGCGTAATAAATCCATTTGCTATCTATCCTGACCCGAATGCGACATGTGCAGATGGCTCAAGTTGGAATGAATGCTTTGTTGTTGATCGTTTATCGAAGACAGCGTTCAAGGATAAATACCAAGATGCAGAGGTTACAGATTTTGACGATGATAAATGGTCGGAAGCCGATGGCGATTGGGTTAATGATGATGGCGTACTGGTCGCGGAGTTCTGGCAACGTAAAGAGGTAGATCAAGAGATAGTTCTAACGTCTGATGGTCGAGTGTTTTCTAAAGAAGATCTGCTCGAAGATATTGACCTGCAAACAGCTTTGGAAGCTGGCACAATTAAAATTGTAAAAGAGCGTGTTACAAAGTCATATAAAGTAACGCAAACTATCATGACGGGTGCTGAAATCCTTGAGGAAAACGATTGGGCTGGTAAATATATCCCAATTGTCCCTGTTTATGGTGATGAATTTTCAGTTGAGGGAAAGCGATATTTTCGTAGCTTAATAAACCCCGCCAAGGATGCACAAAGACAGTTTAACTATTGGCGCACAACTGCGACTGAATTAGTCGCTCTTGCCCCTAGGGCTCCATATATCGGCCCTCATGGCGCGTTTGATACAGATGTGGATAAATGGCAGACGGCTCATAAAGATAACCATGCATATCTTGAATATGACGGGGAGCAGCCACCACAAAGACAGCCGATTGATAGCGGTGCAGCGGGTGGTGCGTTGCAAGAGGCTTTAAACGCTTCAGATGATATCAAATCAACGATTGGCATGTATGACGCCTCGTTGGGGGCTCGTTCAAATGAGACAAGCGGTAAAGCCATTATGGCACGTCAGCGTGAAGGTGATGTTGCTACCTTCCATTTTACTGACAATCTAACCCGCGCTATTCGCCAGGTTGGCCGTATTGTCGTTGATCTTATCCCATCTGTTTATAATAAACCCCGTATTCTTCGTGTACTAGGTGAAGATGGCAAAGAACACTTGCAGCCAGTTAATCAAGGTCAAGAAGTCCCTCATGTTGGACGTGATGGTAAGCCGGAACAAGACGATAACGGCGAAATAGTCTTAGCAATGCATGATTTAACTGTCGGCAAGTATGACGTTGCTGTTGAGGCAGGTCCGAGCTTCACAACAAGGCGTGAAGAGGCGGCGGCGCAAATGACGGAAATGATTAGATCGTTCCCGCAAGCGGCTCCTGTTTTAGGTGCGCCATTGGCTAAAAACATGGATTGGCCGCAAGCTGATGAAATCGCTGAGAAGTTAACCAAACTCGACCCAACCAATGACAATAAACTCCCACCAGAAGTCCAAAAGCTAATGGCGCAGGGTAAGCAGCAAATTCAACAATTAACACAAGAAAATCAAAAACTGGAGCAACAAGCCGCCCAAGACATAGGTAAGGCTCAGGTTGAAATGGCGAAAATCGAACTTGAGCGCGAGAAAATCGAACTTGAGCGCGAGAAAATGCGACTTGAAGAGAAAAAATTAGCCTTCGACGCTGTCGAGGATGTAACCGCACCTATTTGA
- a CDS encoding P22 phage major capsid protein family protein has product MANDIKKQSSVFTKEALRILENTLVMTKKVHTDYNSEFSQKVNGMKKGDTVSVRRPADFTVRTGATRSNQDVEEGSTTITMNSQIGVDVGFTSKEMTTDIDKSGVRDRVLKPAMIQLADYIDRQIMDLYKYVPTWQGTPGQTIDAFTDFAKGPQRMDELSVPTERCGVLSPADHWGLLGGQAALQASDKLVQDAYTMARLGNIGGVDTYSAQNVPTHTVGAHGGTPLVNGASQNDTYATAKDTSNFTSSLVTDGWTASATVLKAGDVFTIAGVYAVNPVSKAKLPFLRQFTVTSDVTADGSGNATLTVSPAMISSGAQATIDSTPADNAAITVMGAASTGYRQNMIFHKNAFAFVSAPMEMPASAYGGTRESYKGISLRLIPGYDHTNDIESWRFDVLFGTKAIDPRLACRLSGTA; this is encoded by the coding sequence ATGGCTAATGATATCAAAAAACAGTCGTCAGTCTTCACAAAAGAAGCCTTGCGCATCCTCGAAAACACTCTTGTTATGACAAAAAAGGTCCACACGGACTATAACAGTGAGTTTTCCCAAAAAGTAAACGGCATGAAAAAAGGCGACACTGTATCTGTTCGTCGCCCTGCTGATTTCACGGTTCGTACTGGTGCGACACGCTCGAACCAAGATGTTGAAGAAGGTTCAACAACTATCACCATGAATTCTCAAATTGGTGTTGATGTTGGCTTTACTTCAAAAGAGATGACTACGGATATTGACAAATCAGGTGTTCGTGACCGTGTTCTTAAGCCGGCAATGATCCAACTTGCCGACTATATTGATCGTCAAATTATGGATTTGTATAAATATGTTCCAACTTGGCAGGGTACGCCGGGTCAAACAATCGATGCGTTTACAGACTTTGCAAAAGGTCCGCAGCGTATGGATGAGTTATCGGTTCCGACAGAGCGTTGTGGCGTCCTTTCCCCTGCTGACCATTGGGGGCTATTAGGTGGGCAGGCCGCATTGCAAGCAAGTGATAAACTTGTTCAAGACGCCTATACGATGGCTCGTTTGGGTAATATTGGCGGTGTTGATACTTACTCAGCTCAAAACGTCCCAACGCATACCGTTGGTGCGCATGGTGGTACACCGCTTGTCAATGGCGCTTCGCAAAACGATACCTATGCGACAGCTAAAGACACAAGCAACTTTACATCATCTCTTGTGACTGATGGTTGGACAGCCTCAGCGACGGTTCTAAAAGCTGGAGATGTCTTCACGATAGCGGGTGTTTATGCGGTTAATCCGGTCAGTAAGGCTAAGTTGCCGTTCTTGCGTCAATTCACTGTAACTTCCGATGTGACTGCTGATGGCTCTGGTAATGCTACATTGACTGTGTCACCTGCTATGATTTCATCTGGTGCGCAAGCAACAATTGACAGCACACCTGCTGATAACGCAGCTATCACAGTGATGGGGGCAGCCTCAACGGGCTATCGCCAAAACATGATATTCCATAAAAATGCATTTGCCTTTGTATCTGCACCTATGGAAATGCCAGCGTCTGCATATGGTGGTACTCGCGAGAGCTATAAAGGCATCTCACTACGCCTTATCCCAGGCTATGACCACACGAACGATATCGAAAGCTGGCGCTTTGATGTTCTGTTTGGAACTAAGGCAATTGACCCGCGCCTTGCGTGTCGCCTGTCTGGTACAGCTTAA